A stretch of DNA from Variovorax paradoxus:
CTCCCGCCGCCAGTTCGTCCAGGCCGCCGCCGGCACCGCTGCCGCATCGACCGCCCTCTTCGGCACCGTGTCGCGTGCCGCCGCCGCCAAGGAATTCCGCCTGGGCCTCATCACGCCCGCGGGGCACTCGTGGAACCGCGCCGCGGTGAGCTTCGGCGAGGCGCTGAAGAAGGCCACCGACGGCCGCCTGAGCGCCACGGTGTTCCACTCGGGCCAGCTCGGCAACGAGTCGGCCATGATGCAGCAGCTGCAGTCGGGCGCGCTCGACATGGGCTGGATCCAGGCGGCCGAACTCGGCTCGCGCGTGGCGAGCGTGGCGGCCATCAACGCGCCCTACCTCGTGCGCTCGACCACCAACGTCGCTTCGCTCGTGCGCACGCCCGCGGCGCTCAAGCTGCTCGACGTGCTGCCGCGCGAGACCGGCACCATCGGCCTGGGCTGGGGCATCACCGGCATGCGCGTGGTGTTCGCGACCAAGGACATCGCCTCGCCCACCGACCTGAAGGGCATGAAGCTGCGCATCAACCCCACGCCGGTGTACCGCGACTTTTATCAACTGCTGGGCGCCGCGCCCACGCCCATTCCCACGCCGGGCGTGTTCGACGCCATGTCCAACGGCCAGGTCGACGGGCTCGAAGCCGACATCGAGTTCTCGTGGAACCAGCGCTTCGACCGCGTCGCGAAAACCCTGCTGCCGATGAACGCGCTGTTCATGCCCTTCGCGCCGCTGGTGTCGGGCCGCATCTGGCAGACGCTCGACGCGAAGGACAAGGCGCTCATCACCGACCTCGTGAAGCAGCAGCTCGACGCGCAGATCAAGGACATCGTGACCACCGAGCTCGGCCTCATCGACAAGTTCAAGGCCAGCGGCATCGCGTTCAAGAGCGCCAGCAACTACAACCCCGCGCCGGTCATCGCCGAGTTCGACAAGATCTGGCTGCCCAAGGCGCCACAGATCGCCGAGCTGCGCAAGATCGGCGCGGCGCTCTGACGACGGCTCAAGGCCCCGATTCCCAAGAGCGGTGCACACCGCACACGCCTTGGGCGGGCCACGCACCTCAGTGATTCACCGGAAGGGTTCGCACCAATCGCGTGCGGGCACCGTTTTTGCTTGAATGCCGAAGCATTCACATTTCGGAACCTTCATGAACAAGCGTCACCTGCTCCAGTCCTTCCTCGCCGCCTCGGCCCTCAGCTTTGGCCTGTCTTCGGCCTTTGCCCAGAGCCCGACGCCGATCAAGTTCCAGCTCGACTGGCGTTTCGAAGGTCCGGCCGCGCTGTTCCTGCATCCGGCGGCCAAGGGCTACTTCAAGGCCGCCGGCCTGGACGTGACCATCGACGCCGGCAACGGCTCGGGCGGCACCGTGACGCGCGTGGCCTCGGGCGCCTATGACATGGGCTTTGCCGACCTCGCGGCGCTGATGGAGTTCCACGCCAACAACCCCGACAGCCCGAACAAGCCGGTCGCCGTGATGATGGTCTACAACAACACGCCGGCCTCGGTCATGGCGCTCAAGAAGAGCGGCATCACCAAGCCGGCCGACCTCGCCGGCAAGAAGCTCGGCGCGCCGGTGTTCGACGCGGGCCGCCGCGCGTTCCCGATCTTTGCGAAGGCCAACAACGTCGGCGCCGTGAACTGGACCGCCATGGACCCGACGCTGCGCGAAACGATGCTGGTGCGCGGCGACATCGACGCCATCACGGGCTTCACCTTCACCTCGCTGCTCAACCTGGAAGCGCGCGGCGCCAAGGCGTCCGACGTGGTCGTCCTGACCTACCCCGACTACGGCGTGAAGCTGTACGGCAACGTCATCATCGCCTCGCCCAAGCTGCTCAAGGACAACCCCGCGGCGGTGAAGAAGTTCCTCTCGGCCTTTGCCAAGGGCGCCAAGGAAGTCATCGCCAACCCGGCAGTGGCCATCGAGTCGGTGAAGGCGCGCGACGGCATCATCGACAGCAAGCTCGAGACGCGCCGCCTGCAGCTGGCCATCGACACCGTCATCAACAGCGCCGACGCGCGCAGCGAAGGCTTCGGTGCCGTCAATGCGGGCCGCATGTCGCTCATGGCTTCGCAGGTGTCGGACGCCTTCAACACCAAGACGCGCGTGAGCCCCGACGCCGTGTGGACCGCAACCATGCTCCCGCCCGCGGCTGAGCTCAGCGGAATCCTGCGCAAGTGATGGCGGCCGGCGCAACGGCACCCGACGCAGCCGCCCCCTTCGTCGATTTCCAGGACGTCTGGCTCGCCTACAACGAAGAGCTGCTGCGCGCCAACCACTTCGCGGTCGAGGCCATCGACCTGAAGGTGACACGCGGCGAGTTCATCGCCATCGTCGGCCCCTCGGGCTGCGGCAAGTCGACCTTCATGAAGCTCACCACGGGGCTGAAGATGCCTTCGATGGGCAAGATCCGCATCGACGGCCAGCCCGTGACCGGGCCGCTGAAGATTTCCGGCATGGCCTTCCAGGCGCCCTCGCTGCTGCCGTGGCGCACCACGGTCGACAACGTGCTGCTGCCGCTGGAAATCGTCGAGCCCTACCGCTCGAACTTCAAGGCCAAGCGCAAGGAGTACGTCGAACGCGCCCGCCGCCTGCTGCAGAAGGTGGGCCTGGGCGGCTACGAGGACAAGTTTCCGTGGCAGCTCTCGGGCGGCATGCAGCAGCGCGCGAGCATCTGCCGCGCGCTCATCCACGAGCCCAAGATGCTGCTGCTCGACGAGCCCTTCGGCGCGCTCGACGCATTCACGCGCGAAGAGCTGTGGTGCATCCTGCGCGACCTCTGGACCGAGCAGCAGTTCAACGTGATCCTGGTCACGCACGACCTGCGCGAGTCGGTGTTCCTGGCCGACACGGTGTACGTGATGAGCAAGAGCCCGGGACGCTTCGTGGTGAAGCGCGAGATCGACCTGCCGCGTCCACGCGAGCTGGAGCTGACCTACACCAAGGAGTTCACCGACATCGTGCTTGAGTTGCGCAGCCACATCGGCGCGATCCGCGGCAACGCCGCCACCTCCGCTGCGGCGGCCACGCACTGAGGACGCGGCAATGAACAACAGCAAACAACTCGAACGCTGGTCGCCCTGGCTGCTGCTCGTGGCGGTGCTCCTGCTGTGGCAGGTGATCTGCGCGGGCTTCGGCGTGTCGGACTTCATCTTTCCAAGCCCGCTGCGCATCTGGGAGCAGTTCTGGGAGTTCAAGGCCATCATCGCGGGCCACGCGTGGCGCACCTACTGGGTCACGATGGCGGGCTTCGGCCTGGCGATCGTGGTGGGCGTGCTCATGGGCTTCGTCATCGGCAGTTCGCGCCTGGCCTATGCAGCGATCTACCCGCTCATGACGGCCTTCAACGCACTGCCCAAGGCGGCCTTCGTGCCGATCCTGGTCGTGTGGTTCGGCATCGGCATCGGGCCGGCGATTCTCACGGCGTTCTTGATCAGCTTCTTCCCGATCATGGTGAACATCGCGACCGGCCTGGCCACGCTCGAACCCGAGCTGGAAGACGTGCTGCGCGTGCTGGGCGCCAAGCGCTGGGACGTGCTCATCAAGATCGGCCTGCCGCGCTCCATGCCCTACTTCTTCGGCTCGCTGAAGGTGGCGATCACGCTGGCCTTCGTCGGCACCACGGTGTCGGAGATGACGGCCGCCAACGAGGGCATCGGCTACCTGCTGATCTCGGCCGGCTCGGCCATGCAAATGGGCCTGGCCTTCGCGGGCCTGATGGTGGTGGGCGCGATGGCGATGGTCATGTACGAACTCTTCAGCCTGATCGAAAAGCACACGACCGGCTGGGCGCATCGCGGGTCGCAGAACCAATAAATAATGGGGGCATGACTCCCGAACAGATCACCCGCGCGCTGCGTCGCGCCGACGCCGTGGCGCGACGCGCCATGGCCATGGGCCGCCACCCCTTCGGCGCCGTGCTCGTCGCGCCCGACGGCGAGACCATCCTCGCCGAGCAGGGCAACATCGACACGGTGCATCACGCGGAGGCCACGCTCGCGCGCCACGCGGCGCAGAACTGGCCGGCCGCGTACCTGTGGCAGTGCACGCTGGTGACCACCTTCGAGCCCTGCGCCATGTGCGCGGGCACGAGCTACTGGGCCAACATCGGGCGCATCGTGTACGGCGCGGAAGAATCCGCGCTGCTCGCACTCACCGGCGACCACCCCGAGAACCCGACGCTGAGCCTGCCCTGCCGCGAGGTCTTCGCGCGCGGGCAGAAGCCGGTCGAGGTGATCGGCCCGGTGCCCGAGGTGGCCGAGGAGATGATCGCGACGCACCGGGGGTTCTGGGAATCGCGCTAGTGGGCCCGCACCGCCTGTTCGCGCGGCGCGGATCGCCGGTCAGGGCTCGGACGCATGTCTGATCCCCACTCTTACCTTGACGTCCTCGCACGGGTTCTGGCGCTGCCGCTGTCCGAAGGGTTTGTGTCTTCCGACGAGCGCTTTCATGCGGCATCGGCGGGTGCGGACGCGCTGATCGTCGACGTCGAGCAGCGCCGCTACCACCGCGTGTTTGATGCGCGGCCGCTGGGCTTCGAGGACACGGCGCACGACGGCGTCGCGCAGGCCTCGCTGCAGATTGAACACAGCGATGGCGTTCGCACGATCGCGCTGGCCGCGCAGGACGACAGCTTCTGGACGCCCCTGCCCGAACCGCGCGTGACCGGCCTGCCGCGCATCGTGCAGCGGCACGACACGTCGTGGACGTCTCCGGCGCCGCCGCCTTCAGATGCCCCCCAGCGAACCAGCATCACCGACTGGCTGGGATCGCTGGTCGCGCTGGCGGTGCTGGCCTTCTTTGCCGCCTTCGGCTTCAACGCGCTGCGCTGGTCGTTGGAGGGCGGTTGGAACCTGCTGTGGCTGCTGGTGGGGCTGCCGGTGTTTCCGATCTTCGGCGTGCTGACGCTGGTGGCCGTCTACACCCTCGTGCGAAGCGCCGTGCCGCAGCCAAGGCGCCGGGCGCTCGAAGCGATTCACATCAGTCGCGATGAAAGCTTTCGCCTCGGCGAACCGATGGCGTTCCGGGTCGATGCCGTGGTGCCGGCATCGGTGGACGGCCAACCCACGCAGGCACCACCGCAGATCATCGCGGACCTCATCGTCCAGACCCTGAACGATCCGGTGGATGGCGATTGGTCGTTGAAAGATCAGTTCTGGGGCGCGGGCCGCGCTGACGTCGTTCCATCCACGCTCACCGGCACGGGCGAACGCCGCGTGCACTATGTCGGCACCGTGACGGCCACGCGCAGGACACCGCGCGAGGCGCAGGAACGCTGGTACCTGGCGTTGTCCACCAGCCGGGAAATGGGTGTCGCGCCCTTTCACATCGCCAACGTCGCCACGCCTGCGTTGGTCGTCCCCTACCAGATGGTGCAGCCGCCGGACCGCCACGCACAAATCGACGCCTTGCTGCTAAACACAGGATCGGACCTGATCCACAAGGCCTACAACGGCGAAGACGGCACAGCGCTGTGCGACGACTTCACGCCCGAGGAGTGCCGCGCAGTGTTCACGATCGACGCTCATGCGCTGGTGGATCACGCGATGGCCACCCGTTGGTACGAAGGCAGGATCAGGACCGAGCGAGTCAGCAGCGATGGCTGCTTCTACATGCTGAAGGAAGGCCCGACCTACCAGCTGATGTACACCGAACGCCACGACACCGTGACGGTGTACGAGTCCCCCGATCTGCGCAGCGTGGTGGGGCGCTACCTGGTCGCAGAGCATCTGTTTGTCGACCAGCTGCCGGGTGCGGAAACGATGAAGGTGCTGCGGCCCCGCTTCTACTGATCCAGCAGCAACGACGCCTCATCCCGCCAATAAGCCACCGCCGCCAGCCACCCTTCCCACACGCACCCATTGCAGCCACGCCCGCAACAGGTGGTCGGCTCCGGCGGCGGCGCACGCATCGCAATGCCTTCGGCATCAAGCATCGCCTGCACGCGCGCAATCAACGCTTGCGCACCGACAAGGTTCGTGGGTTCGGGCAGCCGGTCGATGGCATTCATGGCAGACGGTTCTTCTTCACGCATCGAGATTCATCAACTCGAGCCGCATCTTCGCGCCGCCCGATTCGCACGACCCGATGCTCAACTGGCCACGGTGCAGCCGCGCCACCTCGGCCACGAGGTGCAGGCCCAGCCCGGCGCCGCGGCCGCGCGGCACGAGCCGGTGGAACGGCGCCACCACGCGCTCGCGGTCGGCCTCGGGAATGCCGGGGCCCGAGTCGCGCACCTCGATGCACGAGGGCTCGCACAGCCGCACCTGGATGTCGCAGCCCGGCCCGCCGTGTTCGATGGCGTTCTGGATCAGGTTGGTGAGCGCGCGTTCGAGCGAGGGCGCGTCGCCGCGCACCGTGAGCGGCTGCGGCGCATCGACCGACATTGTGCAGCGGCTGCGGATCGCCAGCGGCGCGATGTCGGCCGCCACGCGCTCGCAGAGCGACTTCAGTTCGACCTGCTGGTCCAGCGACAGGCCGTGGTCGAGCCGCTGCAGATCGAGCAGCTGCTCGGCCAGCGTGGCGAGCCGCGCCGAGGCCTGCATCAGCTTCATCTTCAGCGGATCGTTCGGCAGGCCTTCGAGATGGATCTGCAGCGTGGTGATCGGCGTGCGCAGCTCGTGCGCGGCATCGGCCAGAAAGCGCTCCTGCCGGTCGTAGCCTTCGTTGAGCCGGTCGAAGGCGCGGTTGACCGCATTGACCAGCGGGCGGATCTCGCTTGCCACGTTGGCCAGCGGCAGGCGCGTGGTGCGCTCGTGCACATCGATGCCTTCGGCATGCTCCGCCGTGGCCACGACGCCCTTCAGGCCGCGCTTCACCACGAAGGGCGTCGCCAGGATCACGCCCAGGCAGGTCACGAGCGCCATCGGCGCCACCAGGAAAAGGAAGGCGATGCCGGTGCCCTTGAGCGTGTTCTCCAGCGTGAGCGGGCCGCCGGTCTGCGCCATGACGGCCACGGGGCCCGCGCGCGATTCGACGCGTTCGAAGCGGGCCTTGGGCCGCGTGCCGTCGGCCTCGGGGTCGATGGCCATGCGGTCGGTGCCGTCGAGCGCACCGAGCAGCCGCAGGTAGGCGGGCGGCACCTCGCCGTGGCGCAGCTGGCCCCCGCGCGGGTCGCGCACGATGAACCAGAACTGCGGATCGGCCTTCTGCAGCCGCTCCAGCGCGCTCGTGGGCTCGGCCACCAGGTGGCCGGCGGCGTCGCGCGTCAGGGCGCGCTGGATCGATGCCACCGTCTCCTGGCCGTTCTCGTCGACCACGCGGCCCAGCGCCCAGGCCAGCCAGAGGAAGCCGCCCATCACCAGCAGGCCGACCACGACCTGCAAGAGGATGAGGCTCCAGATCAGCCGCCAGCGCAGCGAAAGCAGGCTGAAGCTCATCGGAATGCCTTCGTGCTTCGCACGGCGGTGCGAGCTTGCTTGGGGCGGCCCGGCGCTGCACTCATGCAAACGACGGCGCACACATGAGGTAGCCCACACCGCGGATCGCATGGATCTCGACCTGCGCGCCGGCCTTGTCGAGCTTGGAGCGCAGGCGCGAGACATGCGTGTCGAGCGCGTTCGACTGGATGTCGTCCTTGTGGCCGTACACGCGGTCTTGCAAGGCTTCACGCAGCACGGTGCGGCCACGGTGTTCGAGCAAGGTCTCGAGCACGAGCAGTTCGCGCCGCGGCAGCGTGAGGCAGGCCTCGCCGACGTGGGCCTGGCGCGTGTGGTGGTCGAAGCGCAATTGCCCGAGCGTCATGATGAAGTTGGCGCGCACCGCGGGGCGCCGCGCCAGTGCGCGCACGCGCGCCAGCAGCTCGTCCATCGAGAAGGGCTTGGCCAGGTAGTCGTCGGCGCCGCCGTCGAGGCTCAGCACGCGCTCGGCCACGTCGGTCATGGCGGTGAGCACAAGCACGGCGCAGGCGATGTGGTTCTGGCTCAAGAATGAGACGAGCGAAAGGCCGTCGCCGTCGGGCAACCCGCGGTCGAGCACGACCACGTCGTAGGGCGCGCCGAGCGCGGCCTCCTCGGCCGCGCGCAGCGAGCTCGCCACATCGACCACCGCCTGGTTCTGGCGCAGCGCCGACGCGAGCGCCTGCGCCAGGTCGGCTTCGTCTTCGACAAGCAGGATTCTCATTTGGGGGGATCGACAAGGGACGGGACAGGCGCATGATTCTAGAGAGCCCTCACACGAGCCCACGCAATGTTCACGCAATGCAGGCGCCTACGCTGTGGCGCTTCCCTCTCCTGAAAGCGCCTCGGTGACGACCCTCCGCCCGAACTCCGCCGCCCTTCCCGTCACGCCCTGGCACCTGGCGCTGGGGCAGCGGTTCGCCACGCTGTGGGTCGTGAAGATGATCGGCACCACGCTCGGCATCTCGGGTTTCTTCGTCCTGTACTTCTGGGTGATGCACCACCCGCCTTCCGTGCCGACGGTGATGCCGCTCACGGCCATCGACCACTGGGTCGGCGTGAGCGACGACGCGATGCTGCTGTACAGCTCGCTGTGGGTCTACATCTCATTGGCACCGGCCTTCACAAAGAACAAGGCCGAGCTGTGGGCCTGCGCACGCGGGGCCGCGCTCATGGCGGCCATCGGGCTGGCGGTGTTCTGGTGCTTTCCGACGGTGGTGCCGAGCTTTGCGATCGACTGGTCGCAGTACCCGGCGCTGCAGTTCCTCAAGAGCGCCGATGCGGGCGGCAATGCCTTCCCGTCGCTGCATGTGGCCTTCGCCGTGTTCGCGGCCGTGTGGCTCGGCCGCCAGCTGCGCAGCGTGCGGGCGCCCGCGTGGACGCTGTGGGTGAACGGGCTGTGGGCCGTGGGGATCGTCTATTCGACGCTGGCCACGCGCCAGCACGTGCTGCTCGACGTGCTCGGCGGTGTGCTGCTGGCGGGGCTGGTGTGCTGGCGTCGCACGCCGCGTACGCGGCTGGTGCTGGCCGAGGCGTGAGCGCCGTCGGTTACCAAAAGATCCAGAGGGCGAGGCCGCCGAAGATCGTCCACTTGACCAGGTAGTACGCGCGCTTGTCCCAGGCCTTCAGGCGCTTGCCGACCACGCGGATCTGGTAGATGTACTTGAAGGCGCGGTTCAGGCCGCCCGTCTTGTCGCCTGCGTCGTTGGGCGACGCGGCAGCGGCCAGCAGGTTCTTCGCGAACCAGCGGTTCACGACGCTGGCCCAGCGGTACTTCAGCGGGCGCTCGATGTCGCAGAACAGGATCACGCGGTCGTGGTCGGTGGTGTTCTCGGCGTAGTGGATGTAGGTCTCGTCGAACACCACGGCCTCGCCGTCGCGCCAGTGGTAGCGCTGGCCGTCCACGTCGATGTAG
This window harbors:
- a CDS encoding TRAP transporter substrate-binding protein, producing MPLSRRQFVQAAAGTAAASTALFGTVSRAAAAKEFRLGLITPAGHSWNRAAVSFGEALKKATDGRLSATVFHSGQLGNESAMMQQLQSGALDMGWIQAAELGSRVASVAAINAPYLVRSTTNVASLVRTPAALKLLDVLPRETGTIGLGWGITGMRVVFATKDIASPTDLKGMKLRINPTPVYRDFYQLLGAAPTPIPTPGVFDAMSNGQVDGLEADIEFSWNQRFDRVAKTLLPMNALFMPFAPLVSGRIWQTLDAKDKALITDLVKQQLDAQIKDIVTTELGLIDKFKASGIAFKSASNYNPAPVIAEFDKIWLPKAPQIAELRKIGAAL
- a CDS encoding ABC transporter substrate-binding protein → MNKRHLLQSFLAASALSFGLSSAFAQSPTPIKFQLDWRFEGPAALFLHPAAKGYFKAAGLDVTIDAGNGSGGTVTRVASGAYDMGFADLAALMEFHANNPDSPNKPVAVMMVYNNTPASVMALKKSGITKPADLAGKKLGAPVFDAGRRAFPIFAKANNVGAVNWTAMDPTLRETMLVRGDIDAITGFTFTSLLNLEARGAKASDVVVLTYPDYGVKLYGNVIIASPKLLKDNPAAVKKFLSAFAKGAKEVIANPAVAIESVKARDGIIDSKLETRRLQLAIDTVINSADARSEGFGAVNAGRMSLMASQVSDAFNTKTRVSPDAVWTATMLPPAAELSGILRK
- a CDS encoding ABC transporter ATP-binding protein is translated as MAAGATAPDAAAPFVDFQDVWLAYNEELLRANHFAVEAIDLKVTRGEFIAIVGPSGCGKSTFMKLTTGLKMPSMGKIRIDGQPVTGPLKISGMAFQAPSLLPWRTTVDNVLLPLEIVEPYRSNFKAKRKEYVERARRLLQKVGLGGYEDKFPWQLSGGMQQRASICRALIHEPKMLLLDEPFGALDAFTREELWCILRDLWTEQQFNVILVTHDLRESVFLADTVYVMSKSPGRFVVKREIDLPRPRELELTYTKEFTDIVLELRSHIGAIRGNAATSAAAATH
- a CDS encoding ABC transporter permease, which encodes MNNSKQLERWSPWLLLVAVLLLWQVICAGFGVSDFIFPSPLRIWEQFWEFKAIIAGHAWRTYWVTMAGFGLAIVVGVLMGFVIGSSRLAYAAIYPLMTAFNALPKAAFVPILVVWFGIGIGPAILTAFLISFFPIMVNIATGLATLEPELEDVLRVLGAKRWDVLIKIGLPRSMPYFFGSLKVAITLAFVGTTVSEMTAANEGIGYLLISAGSAMQMGLAFAGLMVVGAMAMVMYELFSLIEKHTTGWAHRGSQNQ
- a CDS encoding nucleoside deaminase, with product MTPEQITRALRRADAVARRAMAMGRHPFGAVLVAPDGETILAEQGNIDTVHHAEATLARHAAQNWPAAYLWQCTLVTTFEPCAMCAGTSYWANIGRIVYGAEESALLALTGDHPENPTLSLPCREVFARGQKPVEVIGPVPEVAEEMIATHRGFWESR
- a CDS encoding oxidoreductase-like domain-containing protein, with the translated sequence MNAIDRLPEPTNLVGAQALIARVQAMLDAEGIAMRAPPPEPTTCCGRGCNGCVWEGWLAAVAYWRDEASLLLDQ
- a CDS encoding sensor histidine kinase codes for the protein MSFSLLSLRWRLIWSLILLQVVVGLLVMGGFLWLAWALGRVVDENGQETVASIQRALTRDAAGHLVAEPTSALERLQKADPQFWFIVRDPRGGQLRHGEVPPAYLRLLGALDGTDRMAIDPEADGTRPKARFERVESRAGPVAVMAQTGGPLTLENTLKGTGIAFLFLVAPMALVTCLGVILATPFVVKRGLKGVVATAEHAEGIDVHERTTRLPLANVASEIRPLVNAVNRAFDRLNEGYDRQERFLADAAHELRTPITTLQIHLEGLPNDPLKMKLMQASARLATLAEQLLDLQRLDHGLSLDQQVELKSLCERVAADIAPLAIRSRCTMSVDAPQPLTVRGDAPSLERALTNLIQNAIEHGGPGCDIQVRLCEPSCIEVRDSGPGIPEADRERVVAPFHRLVPRGRGAGLGLHLVAEVARLHRGQLSIGSCESGGAKMRLELMNLDA
- a CDS encoding response regulator transcription factor; protein product: MRILLVEDEADLAQALASALRQNQAVVDVASSLRAAEEAALGAPYDVVVLDRGLPDGDGLSLVSFLSQNHIACAVLVLTAMTDVAERVLSLDGGADDYLAKPFSMDELLARVRALARRPAVRANFIMTLGQLRFDHHTRQAHVGEACLTLPRRELLVLETLLEHRGRTVLREALQDRVYGHKDDIQSNALDTHVSRLRSKLDKAGAQVEIHAIRGVGYLMCAPSFA
- a CDS encoding phosphatase PAP2 family protein — encoded protein: MTTLRPNSAALPVTPWHLALGQRFATLWVVKMIGTTLGISGFFVLYFWVMHHPPSVPTVMPLTAIDHWVGVSDDAMLLYSSLWVYISLAPAFTKNKAELWACARGAALMAAIGLAVFWCFPTVVPSFAIDWSQYPALQFLKSADAGGNAFPSLHVAFAVFAAVWLGRQLRSVRAPAWTLWVNGLWAVGIVYSTLATRQHVLLDVLGGVLLAGLVCWRRTPRTRLVLAEA